Proteins encoded within one genomic window of Lampris incognitus isolate fLamInc1 chromosome 1, fLamInc1.hap2, whole genome shotgun sequence:
- the hint2 gene encoding histidine triad nucleotide-binding protein 2, mitochondrial isoform X2: MNVGRVFQTRLASTGGRHFSFLHRACRAERSLCTKGDEVSLAEEASRRYGSPVPTIFSRVIDGSVPADIIYEDDKCLAFRDVSPQAPIHFLVIPRLPIPRISEAKDDDAELSMTGGTALSQSTIFTFTCWGADK, translated from the exons ATGAATGTTGGACGGGTTTTCCAAACGCGGCTCGCCAGTACCGGTGGCCGTCACTTCAGCTTTTTGCACCGTGCATGTCGAGCAGAG AGATCTTTGTGCACCAAAGGTGACGAAGTGTCCCTGGCAGAGGAGGCGAGCAGGAGATACGGCTCCCCCGTTCCCACCATTTTCTCCAGAGTGATTGACGGCAGCGTCCCCGCCGATATCATTTACGAGGACGACAAG TGTTTGGCCTTCAGAGATGTCAGCCCACAGGCCCCTATCCATTTCCTGGTCATACCAAGACTTCCCATTCCAAGAATTAGTGAGGCCAAGGATGATGATGCTGAG TTATCAATGACGGGAGGGACGGCGCTCAGTCAGTCTACCATCTTCACATTCACGTGTTGGGGGGCAGACAAATGA
- the hint2 gene encoding histidine triad nucleotide-binding protein 2, mitochondrial isoform X1, with translation MNVGRVFQTRLASTGGRHFSFLHRACRAERSLCTKGDEVSLAEEASRRYGSPVPTIFSRVIDGSVPADIIYEDDKCLAFRDVSPQAPIHFLVIPRLPIPRISEAKDDDAELLGHLLVVAKNVAKEESLSDGYRVVINDGRDGAQSVYHLHIHVLGGRQMTWPPG, from the exons ATGAATGTTGGACGGGTTTTCCAAACGCGGCTCGCCAGTACCGGTGGCCGTCACTTCAGCTTTTTGCACCGTGCATGTCGAGCAGAG AGATCTTTGTGCACCAAAGGTGACGAAGTGTCCCTGGCAGAGGAGGCGAGCAGGAGATACGGCTCCCCCGTTCCCACCATTTTCTCCAGAGTGATTGACGGCAGCGTCCCCGCCGATATCATTTACGAGGACGACAAG TGTTTGGCCTTCAGAGATGTCAGCCCACAGGCCCCTATCCATTTCCTGGTCATACCAAGACTTCCCATTCCAAGAATTAGTGAGGCCAAGGATGATGATGCTGAG CTCTTAGGACACCTTCTGGTCGTTGCCAAAAATGTGGCAAAGGAAGAGTCTCTGAGTGATGGTTACAGAGTGG TTATCAATGACGGGAGGGACGGCGCTCAGTCAGTCTACCATCTTCACATTCACGTGTTGGGGGGCAGACAAATGACCTGGCCTCCTggataa
- the mrps30 gene encoding 39S ribosomal protein S30, mitochondrial, translated as MAARARLPLQSLLHKRLSLYVGERVFHTETAVKEPAYPPVLPSLTAKSKSSKSHRLHLQHERVRAADVQEKLSLLTRIQRMKYVVRPQTITRDADKWYQHFTKTAYIPGLPDKFTITDGGSEDSPAETRKTSAGVGEETLAEIRALVSHAILQENWYLKKRRAFVYRRQAHLEAPFLRNLGSGVTNIVAKHNPVLRLSNLAVDPQVNFYWMRGEWTIPRGHRAGRVEPVRFQIDDKPHSQIRIPEQLPQFTPMETSYAAEVPEFKCTPDKMPLFKRQYENNIFTGAKLPDPVCYGHTQFHLVPDMCHRTNLIKRRQADQVEVFLRANGLCSLFAWTGAQAMYQGFWSQEDVTRPFVSQAVITDGQFFSFFCYQLNTLALSLDVDADNPRKNLFWGTESMRLYEAVQDGEVVGLDDRVLDLLVQFLMNKP; from the exons ATGGCGGCTCGCGCACGGTTGCCCTTGCAGTCGTTGCTACACAAAAGATTGTCTCTTTACGTAGGCGAGAGGGTCTTTCATACCGAGACGGCAGTTAAAGAGCCGGCTTATCCTCCCGTCCTCCCCTCTCTCACTGCGAAAAGCAAGTCCTCAAAATCTCATCGGCTCCATCTGCAGCATGAAAGGGTGCGCGCCGCCGACGTGCAGGAGAAGCTGTCGCTCCTCACTCGCATCCAGAGGATGAAGTACGTCGTGCGGCCCCAGACGATCACCCGCGACGCAGATAAATGGTACCAGCATTTCACCAAGACCGCCTACATCCCCGGTCTGCCCGATAAATTTACTATCACCGACGGGGGGAGCGAGGATTCGCCAGCCGAGACTCGAAAGACGTCGGCCGGCGTCGGAGAGGAGACCCTCGCCGAAATCCGCGCCCTCGTTAGCCACGCAATCCTGCAAGAGAACTGGTACTTGAAGAAGCGCAGGGCCTTCGTCTACAGACGACAGGCGCATTTAGAGGCCCCCTTTCTGAGAAACTTGGGCTCTGGAGTTACGAACATAGTAGCCAAGCACAATCCGGTGTTGCGCCTGTCAAATCTAG CTGTTGACCCCCAGGTGAATTTCTATTGGATGAGAGGGGAATGGACCATCCCAAGGGGACACCGGGCAGGCCGGGTGGAGCCAGTCAGGTTCCAGATTGATGACAAACCCCACAGTCAAATTAGGATACCTGAACAGCTGCCACAG TTCACTCCGATGGAGACCTCCTATGCAGCTGAAGTTCCAGAGTTCAAGTGTACCCCTGACAAGATGCCGTTGTTCAAAAGACAGTATGAAAACAATATTTTTACAG GAGCCAAGCTGCCGGACCCGGTGTGCTACGGCCACACCCAGTTCCACCTGGTCCCAGACATGTGCCACAGGACCAATCTGATCAAACGCCGACAAGCTGACCAGGTGGAGGTCTTCCTCAGGGCCAATGGCCTCTGTAGCCTCTTTGCGTGGACGGGGGCTCAGGCCATGTACCAAG GCTTCTGGAGCCAGGAGGATGTAACCAGACCGTTTGTTTCTCAGGCTGTGATCACCGATGGTcagttcttctccttcttctgctACCAGCTCAACACCCTGGCCCTGTCGCTGGACGTCGATGCCGACAACCCCAGGAAGAACCTTTTCTGGGGTACCGAGAGTATGCGCCTGTACGAGGCCGTGCAGGATGGAGAGGTGGTGGGCTTGGATGACAGGGTCCTAGATCTTCTGGTCCAGTTTCTTATGAACAAGCCGTAG